CTCTATTAGGACCTGCTTAAAGCGGTTTATCGATTATGGTGTAAATAGGGCGTAAGGGGCCAAGGGAAGAGTTTGCCGAGGGTATCATTTTGAGGCGGGAGAACCTTGAATGGTTCGCCGCCTTTATTTTTTTGTTTAACCAGAGAAATGGGAGGATATCTTATGGAGGATGAGGTTTATGCCAATTAATACAATAAATGGGCTGGAAAGGAGAGAAGTGGCTGCGCTTATGATCGGACATCCAGACTTGCCGCGCCTTGATTGAAAAAGTGGCGCTTATTCATCCTTCTCTTTCTCATCCCCTGCTTACCGATCGGGGCGTTTTCCGCTCCATCTGAGGGTGGTCAAACCCCCCCCTCTCCCAACCAACTCTTCCCTTCAGGTTTCTTTCCCCCTTCTTCATTGGAGACTGATTCCATCAAGAGGCGGATAGGAACAATGAGCCTTGAAGAAAAGATCGGTCAACTTCTGCTGGTGGGAATCGAAGGAACTGAAGTGGATGAAAAGACGAGGGATTTGCTCGGGAAATACCATGTGGGAGGATTCATCCTTTACGAACGCAATGTAAAGGGGGCTGAGCAGCTTCTTGCGTTATTAAACCGATTGAAAGCACTGAACCACATGGAGAACGGAGAAAAGGCGATTCCCCTCTTTCTGTCCGTCGACGAGGAGGGAGGCAAGATTAGCCGAATGCCGAAAGAATTTACCCCTCTTCCTGCCAACCGGAAAATCGGGATGATAAATCGAGTAGATTTCTCTTACAAAATCGGAAGGATCATTGCCAAGGTGCTTTCCTCCTTCGGGTATAATATGGATTTTGCTCCTGTCTTAGACATAAACAGCAATCCGAAAAATCCCGTCATCGGTGATCGTTCCTTTGGAGATCAGGTAAAGGTGGTCACCACTCTCGGGGTAAAAACGATGGAGGGGATTCAGGCGGGAAAGGTGATCCCGGTGGTGAAGCACTTCCCCGGGCATGGCGATACCTCGGTTGATTCCCACGACGAACTTCCCAGGGTTGGGAAAAGCCTTGAAGAATTAAAGACGTTTGAACTGCTGCCGTTTAAGAGGGCGATGGAGAATAAAGCGGATGCGGTGATGGTCTCCCACATTCTCTTGCCTGAGATTGATCCCGATTATCCTTCTTCCATGTCGAAAAAGGTGATTTTTCATCTTTTACGTCAAGCGCTCCATTTTGAAGGGGTGGTGATCACAGATGATATGACGATGGGGGCCATCGTAAAAAATTTTCCCATCGAAAAAGCGGCGGTTCAAGCTGTTTTAGCCGGAAGTGATTTGATCCTGGTAGCCCATGGGCATAAGGAAGAGGTTAAGGTTTATGAAGCGTTAAAAAAGGCGGTAGAAGCGGGCATCCTATCCATTGAGCGGGTAGATGAAAGCCTCTATCGCATTTTATCACTAAAAGAAAAATATCAACTCCGAGACTCTCCTATATCCCAAGTGGATGTGGATGGCATCAATCGGGAGATACAAAACCTGCTGAAAAAATATCTTCCTTCCCCTTGACATCCCCTTGGCCAGGGGATATATATAATAGCAAAAGCCCATATTCTCCCCTCTTTTGGGGAAAGATGTCGCGATGAGAGAGGAAGAATCTGTGGAAGCGTTAAGAGAGCGGAATCCCCGGCTGAAAGATTCCGCCGCCTGAGCAGAGGTCCCGCCTCTTGAGCATCCTGCGATGAGCAGAACGACGGCCGGACGTTATCCCGGCGTTGAGAGGATGCGGCCCGATCCGGAGCAAGCCGCGTCAACGAAGGTGGTACCGCGGTAGACCATTCGCCCTTCAGAAGGACGAATGGCCTTTTTTT
The DNA window shown above is from Thermicanus aegyptius DSM 12793 and carries:
- the nagZ gene encoding beta-N-acetylhexosaminidase: MSLEEKIGQLLLVGIEGTEVDEKTRDLLGKYHVGGFILYERNVKGAEQLLALLNRLKALNHMENGEKAIPLFLSVDEEGGKISRMPKEFTPLPANRKIGMINRVDFSYKIGRIIAKVLSSFGYNMDFAPVLDINSNPKNPVIGDRSFGDQVKVVTTLGVKTMEGIQAGKVIPVVKHFPGHGDTSVDSHDELPRVGKSLEELKTFELLPFKRAMENKADAVMVSHILLPEIDPDYPSSMSKKVIFHLLRQALHFEGVVITDDMTMGAIVKNFPIEKAAVQAVLAGSDLILVAHGHKEEVKVYEALKKAVEAGILSIERVDESLYRILSLKEKYQLRDSPISQVDVDGINREIQNLLKKYLPSP